A window of the Streptomyces sp. NBC_01351 genome harbors these coding sequences:
- a CDS encoding mycothiol-dependent nitroreductase Rv2466c family protein, translating to MTDTQVREKTPVDFWFDPLCPWAWMTSRWMLEVEKVRDVEVRWHVMSLAVLNENRLDELPERYRDLLGPKGWAPVRVVIAAQQKHGDEVTGKLYTALGTKIHNEDKGATREVIAEALAEVGLPAELIDYAESDEYDEVLRASHNDGIDRVGQEVGTPVISVPGAEGDEVAFFGPVVTPTPRGEAAARLWDGTLLVAATPGFYEIKRTRTKGPSFE from the coding sequence ATGACCGACACCCAGGTGCGCGAGAAGACCCCGGTCGACTTCTGGTTCGACCCGCTCTGCCCCTGGGCCTGGATGACCTCCCGGTGGATGCTGGAGGTCGAGAAGGTCCGTGACGTCGAGGTCCGCTGGCACGTGATGAGCCTCGCCGTGCTGAACGAGAACCGCCTCGACGAGCTGCCCGAGCGCTACCGCGACCTGCTCGGCCCCAAGGGCTGGGCCCCCGTGCGCGTGGTGATAGCGGCCCAGCAGAAGCACGGCGACGAGGTCACCGGCAAGCTGTACACCGCCCTCGGCACCAAGATCCACAACGAGGACAAGGGTGCGACCCGCGAGGTCATCGCCGAGGCGCTGGCCGAGGTCGGCCTGCCGGCCGAGCTGATCGACTACGCCGAATCCGACGAGTACGACGAGGTGCTGCGCGCCTCCCACAACGACGGCATCGACCGGGTCGGCCAGGAGGTCGGCACCCCGGTGATCTCGGTGCCCGGCGCCGAGGGCGACGAGGTGGCCTTCTTCGGCCCCGTCGTCACCCCGACCCCGCGCGGCGAGGCCGCCGCCCGGCTGTGGGACGGCACGCTGCTGGTCGCGGCCACGCCCGGCTTCTACGAGATCAAGCGCACCCGCACCAAGGGCCCCTCCTTCGAGTAG
- a CDS encoding superoxide dismutase, producing MAIYTLPELPYDYAALEPVINPQIIELHHDKHHAAYVAGANTTLEQLAEARDKENWGALNGLEKNLAFHLSGHILHSIYWHNMASPKTGEGGGVPDEKDGLGELPAAIAESFGSFAAFKKQLTFASSATQGSGWGVLAYEPISGRLIVEQVYDHQGNVGQASVPILVFDAWEHAFYLQYKNQKVDFIEAMWNVVNWQDVAARYADAKANTPLLIPAKG from the coding sequence ATGGCCATCTACACGCTTCCCGAGCTTCCGTACGACTACGCGGCGCTGGAGCCGGTGATCAATCCGCAGATCATCGAGCTGCACCACGACAAGCACCACGCGGCCTACGTCGCGGGCGCCAACACCACGCTGGAGCAGCTGGCCGAGGCGCGCGACAAGGAGAACTGGGGCGCCCTCAACGGCCTGGAGAAGAACCTCGCGTTCCACCTCTCCGGCCACATCCTGCACAGCATCTACTGGCACAACATGGCCAGCCCGAAGACCGGCGAGGGCGGCGGCGTCCCGGACGAGAAGGACGGCCTGGGCGAGCTCCCGGCCGCGATCGCCGAGTCCTTCGGTTCCTTCGCCGCCTTCAAGAAGCAGCTGACCTTCGCGTCCTCCGCGACGCAGGGCTCCGGCTGGGGCGTGCTCGCGTATGAGCCCATCAGTGGCCGCCTGATCGTCGAGCAGGTCTACGACCACCAGGGCAACGTGGGCCAGGCCTCCGTGCCGATCCTGGTCTTCGACGCCTGGGAGCACGCCTTCTACCTGCAGTACAAGAACCAGAAGGTGGACTTCATCGAGGCCATGTGGAACGTCGTCAACTGGCAGGACGTGGCCGCGCGCTACGCCGACGCCAAGGCGAACACCCCGCTGCTGATCCCCGCCAAGGGCTGA
- a CDS encoding amino acid permease, with the protein MIQSAIAPPEQQPPAPAPTDPGSPLGNGLKQRHLSMIALGGVIGAGLFVGSGAGIAAAGPSIVLAYAASGLLVMFVMRMLGEMSAANPVSGSFSVHAERAIGPWAGFTAGWMFWTLLCVGVAIEAIGAAHIVTGWLPGTPSWMWVLIFMAVFCGSNLAAVSNFGEFEFWFAALKIGAIGLFLGLGVLAVLGVLPGTDSPGAANLLHDGGFLPTGVDGLLVGLLASVVAYGGLETVTIAAAESENPVKGVAKAVKTTMWRIAIVYVGSMLVIVTLLPWNDPAVTEQGPYAATLEHLGIPAAGQIMNVVILIALLSAMNANIYGSSRMAYSLVSRGQGPKALGKVTARVPRRAVLASSAFGFVTVLLSYWYPDTLFAWLLNMVGGVILVVWGFIAVSQFVLRRRLEREAPEKLVVRMWGFPYLTWVALAGVAGVLVLMAMGEDTRVQVLFTGGLTVALAVTGYVMQRRAATRS; encoded by the coding sequence ATGATCCAGAGCGCCATCGCACCCCCCGAGCAGCAGCCGCCGGCCCCGGCGCCGACCGACCCCGGATCCCCCCTCGGCAACGGCCTCAAGCAGCGCCACCTCTCGATGATCGCCCTCGGCGGCGTCATCGGCGCCGGGCTCTTCGTCGGCTCCGGGGCCGGGATCGCGGCCGCCGGGCCCTCGATCGTGCTCGCGTACGCCGCGTCCGGGCTGCTCGTCATGTTCGTGATGCGGATGCTCGGCGAGATGTCCGCCGCCAACCCCGTCTCCGGCTCCTTCTCGGTCCACGCGGAGCGGGCGATCGGCCCCTGGGCGGGCTTCACGGCGGGCTGGATGTTCTGGACCCTGCTGTGCGTCGGCGTGGCGATCGAGGCCATCGGTGCCGCGCACATCGTGACGGGCTGGCTCCCCGGCACCCCCTCCTGGATGTGGGTGCTGATCTTCATGGCGGTGTTCTGCGGCTCGAACCTGGCGGCCGTCTCGAACTTCGGCGAGTTCGAGTTCTGGTTCGCCGCGCTCAAGATCGGTGCGATCGGGCTCTTCCTGGGCCTGGGCGTTCTGGCCGTACTCGGCGTGCTGCCCGGCACCGACTCCCCCGGGGCCGCCAACCTCCTGCACGACGGCGGCTTCCTGCCCACCGGGGTGGACGGCCTGCTGGTCGGACTGCTGGCCTCGGTGGTCGCGTACGGCGGGCTGGAAACGGTGACCATCGCGGCCGCCGAGTCCGAGAACCCGGTCAAGGGCGTGGCCAAGGCAGTGAAGACCACCATGTGGCGGATCGCGATCGTCTACGTCGGCTCGATGCTGGTCATCGTCACCCTGCTGCCGTGGAACGATCCGGCGGTCACCGAACAGGGCCCGTACGCGGCCACCCTGGAGCACCTGGGCATCCCGGCCGCGGGCCAGATCATGAACGTGGTCATCCTGATCGCGCTGCTGTCCGCGATGAACGCGAACATCTACGGCTCCTCGCGCATGGCCTACTCCCTGGTCTCCCGCGGCCAGGGCCCCAAGGCGCTAGGCAAGGTCACCGCCCGGGTGCCGCGCCGGGCCGTGCTCGCCTCCTCGGCCTTCGGGTTCGTCACCGTGCTGCTGTCGTACTGGTATCCGGACACCCTGTTCGCCTGGCTGCTGAACATGGTCGGCGGGGTCATCCTCGTCGTCTGGGGCTTCATCGCCGTCTCCCAGTTCGTGCTGCGCCGACGCCTGGAGCGCGAGGCCCCCGAGAAGCTCGTCGTGAGGATGTGGGGCTTCCCGTACCTGACGTGGGTGGCACTGGCAGGCGTCGCCGGGGTGCTGGTCCTGATGGCCATGGGCGAGGACACCCGGGTCCAGGTGCTCTTCACCGGCGGGCTGACCGTCGCCCTCGCGGTGACCGGCTACGTGATGCAGCGCCGGGCGGCGACACGGTCCTGA
- a CDS encoding amino acid permease, with translation MLGLGGVIGAGLFVGSGAGIGIAGPAIICSYLLAGVLAMLVMRALGEMSAAMPASGSFSVYAEKALGRWAGFSAGWLYWFLLVVVLAVEATGAADIANRWVPSVDQWVWVLVFMVVFTVANLAAVRNFGEFEFWFAALKVGAIVLFLILGTLAIFGLLPDTQPVGLTNLTGHGGFFPAGIGGVVAGMLAVIFAFGGLEVVTIAAAESDDPARSVSRAVRSAVWRILFFYVGSMVVIVSLLPWDSLKPGQSPYVAVLDSIGIPKAGTIMEIVVFVALLSALNANLYGSSRIVFSLAERGEAPKSLLKVSGGGVPRVAVCASAAFGFFSVVLNLLWPDTIFLYMLNAVGAVLLFVWALIAVSQLKLRRRIERDMPERLTLPMWLFPYATWFALLGMGTVLVLMLFDDSARPQLLWSAGAASVVLVVAWVRELRDRRS, from the coding sequence ATGCTGGGCCTCGGCGGCGTGATCGGCGCCGGGCTCTTCGTGGGTTCCGGGGCCGGCATCGGCATCGCCGGTCCCGCGATCATCTGCTCGTACCTGCTCGCGGGCGTCCTCGCGATGCTGGTGATGCGGGCGCTGGGCGAGATGTCTGCGGCGATGCCCGCCTCGGGCTCGTTCTCGGTGTACGCGGAGAAGGCGCTGGGGCGCTGGGCCGGCTTCTCGGCGGGCTGGTTGTACTGGTTCCTGCTGGTCGTGGTGCTGGCGGTGGAGGCCACCGGCGCGGCGGACATCGCGAACCGCTGGGTGCCCTCGGTCGACCAGTGGGTCTGGGTGCTGGTCTTCATGGTGGTCTTCACCGTGGCCAACCTGGCGGCCGTGCGGAACTTCGGCGAGTTCGAGTTCTGGTTCGCGGCGCTCAAGGTCGGCGCGATCGTGCTGTTCCTGATCCTCGGCACCCTCGCGATCTTCGGCCTGCTGCCCGACACCCAGCCCGTGGGCCTCACCAACCTCACCGGCCACGGCGGCTTCTTCCCGGCCGGGATCGGCGGGGTCGTCGCCGGAATGCTCGCCGTGATCTTCGCCTTCGGCGGCCTGGAGGTCGTCACGATCGCGGCCGCCGAGTCCGACGACCCGGCCCGGTCCGTGTCCCGCGCGGTGCGCAGCGCGGTGTGGCGCATCCTCTTCTTCTACGTCGGCTCGATGGTGGTCATCGTGTCCCTGCTGCCCTGGGACTCGCTGAAGCCGGGGCAGAGCCCGTACGTCGCGGTGCTCGACTCCATCGGCATCCCGAAGGCCGGCACGATCATGGAGATCGTGGTGTTCGTGGCGCTGCTGTCGGCGCTGAACGCGAACCTGTACGGCTCCTCGCGCATCGTGTTCTCGCTCGCCGAGCGGGGCGAGGCGCCGAAGTCGCTGCTGAAGGTCTCGGGCGGCGGGGTGCCGCGCGTCGCGGTGTGCGCGTCGGCGGCCTTCGGCTTCTTCTCGGTGGTGCTGAACCTGCTGTGGCCGGACACGATCTTCCTGTACATGCTCAACGCGGTCGGCGCGGTGCTGCTGTTCGTGTGGGCGCTGATCGCGGTCTCGCAGCTGAAGCTGCGCCGCCGGATCGAGCGGGACATGCCCGAGCGGCTGACCCTGCCGATGTGGCTGTTCCCGTACGCGACCTGGTTCGCGCTGCTCGGCATGGGCACGGTGCTGGTGCTGATGCTGTTCGACGACTCGGCGCGGCCGCAGCTGCTGTGGTCGGCGGGCGCCGCGTCGGTGGTGCTGGTGGTGGCGTGGGTGCGGGAGCTGCGGGACCGCCGGTCCTGA
- a CDS encoding biotin transporter BioY, which produces MSTASVSFRPGAVLADLLPASRVRDIALVVSGAALTGLAAQIAVPVPGSPVPVTGQTFAALLVGTAFGARRGFLSLALYALVGMAGVPWFAGGTSGAGGASFGYVLGMLLAATLVGALARRGADRSVLRTAGTMVLGSAVIYAVGVPYLMAATGMSLGAAVAAGLTPFLIGDVLKAALAMGALPAAWKLAGRRG; this is translated from the coding sequence ATGAGCACCGCCTCCGTCTCCTTCCGGCCCGGCGCCGTCCTCGCCGACCTGCTGCCCGCGAGCCGCGTCCGCGACATCGCGCTCGTCGTCAGCGGAGCCGCGCTCACCGGTCTGGCCGCGCAGATCGCCGTGCCCGTCCCCGGCTCCCCGGTCCCGGTCACCGGCCAGACCTTCGCCGCGCTGCTCGTCGGCACCGCCTTCGGCGCCCGCCGCGGCTTCCTGTCCCTCGCCCTGTACGCCCTCGTCGGGATGGCCGGCGTGCCGTGGTTCGCGGGCGGCACCTCCGGGGCGGGCGGCGCCTCGTTCGGCTACGTGCTCGGCATGCTGCTGGCCGCGACCCTCGTCGGCGCCCTCGCGCGGCGCGGCGCCGACCGCTCGGTCCTGCGTACGGCGGGCACGATGGTGCTGGGCTCCGCGGTGATCTACGCGGTGGGCGTGCCGTACCTGATGGCCGCCACCGGCATGTCCCTGGGCGCGGCCGTCGCGGCGGGCCTGACCCCGTTCCTGATCGGCGACGTGCTCAAGGCGGCCCTCGCGATGGGTGCCCTGCCGGCCGCCTGGAAGCTGGCGGGCCGCCGCGGCTGA
- a CDS encoding amino acid permease, whose protein sequence is MSSTTTLQKEGNPTGTPGDGQPSDGLKAGLKNRHLSMIAIGGVIGAGLFVGSGGGIAKAGPAILISYALVGAMVVFVMRMLGEMAAASPNSGSFSAYADRALGRWAGFSIGWLYWFFWVVVLAVEATAGAAILENWIPAVPQWAWALIVMAVLTVTNLGSVASYGEFEFWFAGIKVVAIGAFVVIGMLAVFGVLPGSDNPGAGFAHLTDAGGFFPNGYGAVLTGVLMVVFSFMGSEIVTLAAGESENPRKAVTQATNSVIWRIGVFYLGSIFIVLTLLPWNDKSITEKGSYVAALDSIGIAHAGTIMEVIVLTAVLSCLNSGLYTASRMAFSLGERGDAPKAFAKVNSRGVPVAAILGSTVFGFVAVYFNYAFKDTVFNFLLNSSGAIALFVWLVICFTQLRMRGILVRESPEKLTVKMWLFPWLTWATAALIMFVIGYMFVDDANREVVTLSTLVAGLVVLVGVVLDLRRKRAAALQG, encoded by the coding sequence ATGAGCTCCACCACGACCCTTCAGAAGGAAGGCAACCCCACCGGAACCCCCGGTGACGGTCAGCCCTCCGACGGCCTGAAGGCCGGTCTCAAGAACCGCCACCTGTCCATGATCGCCATCGGCGGTGTCATCGGTGCCGGACTCTTCGTCGGCTCCGGCGGCGGTATCGCCAAGGCCGGCCCCGCCATCCTGATCTCCTACGCGCTCGTCGGCGCGATGGTCGTCTTCGTGATGCGCATGCTGGGCGAGATGGCAGCCGCCAGCCCGAACTCCGGTTCCTTCTCCGCCTACGCCGACCGCGCGCTCGGCCGCTGGGCCGGCTTCTCCATCGGCTGGCTGTACTGGTTCTTCTGGGTCGTCGTCCTCGCGGTGGAGGCCACCGCCGGCGCCGCCATCCTGGAGAACTGGATCCCGGCCGTCCCGCAGTGGGCCTGGGCGCTGATCGTGATGGCGGTCCTGACCGTCACCAACCTCGGCTCCGTCGCCTCCTACGGCGAGTTCGAGTTCTGGTTCGCGGGCATCAAGGTCGTCGCCATCGGCGCCTTCGTGGTCATCGGCATGCTGGCCGTCTTCGGCGTGCTGCCGGGCTCCGACAACCCGGGTGCGGGCTTCGCCCACCTGACCGACGCGGGCGGCTTCTTCCCCAACGGCTACGGCGCGGTCCTCACCGGCGTCCTGATGGTCGTCTTCTCCTTCATGGGCAGCGAGATCGTCACCCTCGCCGCCGGCGAGTCGGAGAACCCCCGCAAGGCGGTCACCCAGGCCACCAACTCCGTCATCTGGCGGATCGGCGTCTTCTACCTCGGCTCGATCTTCATCGTGTTGACGCTGCTCCCCTGGAACGACAAGTCGATCACCGAGAAGGGCTCGTACGTCGCCGCCCTGGACTCGATCGGCATCGCGCACGCCGGCACGATCATGGAGGTCATCGTCCTGACCGCCGTGCTGTCCTGCCTGAACTCGGGCCTCTACACCGCCTCCCGCATGGCCTTCTCGCTCGGTGAGCGCGGTGACGCCCCCAAGGCGTTCGCCAAGGTCAACTCCCGGGGCGTTCCGGTCGCCGCGATCCTGGGCTCCACGGTCTTCGGCTTCGTCGCCGTCTACTTCAACTACGCCTTCAAGGACACGGTCTTCAACTTCCTGCTGAACTCCTCGGGCGCCATCGCGCTCTTCGTCTGGCTGGTGATCTGCTTCACCCAGCTGAGGATGCGCGGGATCCTGGTCCGCGAGTCCCCGGAGAAGCTGACCGTGAAGATGTGGCTCTTCCCGTGGCTGACCTGGGCCACCGCGGCACTGATCATGTTCGTGATCGGCTACATGTTCGTGGACGACGCCAACCGCGAGGTGGTCACCCTGTCCACGCTGGTCGCCGGCCTGGTCGTGCTCGTCGGCGTGGTGCTGGACCTCCGCCGCAAGCGCGCCGCCGCGCTGCAGGGCTGA
- a CDS encoding ribose-5-phosphate isomerase, whose translation MRVYLGSDHAGFELKNHLVDWLKNNGHEPVDCGPHIYDAVDDYPPFCLRAAEKTAADADSLGVVIGGSGNGEQIAANKVKGVRAILAWSVQTAQLGREHNNANVISVGGRMHTQDEAVSFIEAFLATPYSDEERHTRRIDMLSEYEQTGELPPIPAHHPQG comes from the coding sequence ATGCGCGTGTACCTCGGATCCGACCATGCCGGCTTTGAGCTCAAGAACCACCTGGTGGACTGGCTCAAGAACAACGGCCACGAGCCCGTCGACTGTGGGCCCCACATCTACGACGCGGTGGACGACTACCCGCCGTTCTGCCTGCGCGCCGCGGAGAAGACCGCCGCGGACGCCGACAGCCTCGGCGTCGTGATCGGCGGCTCCGGCAACGGCGAGCAGATCGCCGCGAACAAGGTCAAGGGCGTCCGCGCCATCCTGGCCTGGAGCGTCCAGACCGCCCAGCTGGGCCGTGAGCACAACAACGCCAACGTGATCTCCGTCGGCGGCCGGATGCACACCCAGGACGAGGCCGTCAGCTTCATCGAGGCCTTCCTGGCGACCCCGTACTCCGACGAGGAGCGCCACACGCGCCGCATCGACATGCTCTCGGAGTACGAGCAGACCGGCGAGCTGCCCCCCATCCCGGCGCACCACCCGCAGGGCTGA
- a CDS encoding Fpg/Nei family DNA glycosylase, producing the protein MPEGHTIHRLAQDHAARFAARPVRVSSPQGRFAESAALLDGRELESAEAHGKHLFLELGDAWIHIHLGLFGKLGFGPAPAPPATDTVRLRLVNEAHYADLRGPTACELIDEGEKQAIHERLGPDPLRPADDPDRAWTRISRSRTTVAALLMDQKVVAGVGNVYRAEVLFRHGIDPYRLGKDLTRAEWDAMWADLADLMREGVRNNRIDTVRDEHLPEAMGRPPRVDDHGGEVYVYRRANMPCHICGGEIRTADLAARNLFWCPACQQH; encoded by the coding sequence GTGCCCGAGGGGCATACGATCCACCGCCTCGCCCAGGACCACGCCGCGCGGTTCGCCGCACGCCCGGTCCGGGTCAGCAGCCCGCAGGGCCGCTTCGCCGAGAGCGCCGCGCTGCTCGACGGGCGCGAGCTCGAAAGCGCCGAGGCGCACGGCAAGCACCTCTTCCTGGAGCTCGGCGACGCCTGGATCCACATCCACCTCGGCCTCTTCGGCAAGCTCGGCTTCGGACCCGCCCCGGCGCCGCCCGCCACCGACACGGTCCGGCTGCGCCTGGTCAACGAGGCGCACTACGCCGACCTGCGCGGCCCCACCGCCTGCGAGCTGATCGACGAGGGCGAGAAGCAGGCGATACACGAACGGCTCGGCCCGGACCCGCTGCGCCCGGCCGACGACCCCGACCGCGCGTGGACCCGTATCTCCCGCTCCCGCACCACCGTCGCCGCGCTGCTCATGGACCAGAAGGTGGTCGCGGGCGTCGGCAACGTCTACCGCGCCGAGGTCCTCTTCCGGCACGGCATCGACCCGTACCGGCTCGGCAAGGACCTCACCCGCGCCGAATGGGACGCCATGTGGGCGGACCTGGCCGACCTGATGCGCGAGGGCGTGCGCAACAACCGCATCGACACCGTCCGCGACGAACACCTGCCCGAGGCCATGGGCCGCCCGCCGCGGGTGGACGACCACGGCGGCGAGGTGTACGTCTACCGGAGGGCGAACATGCCCTGCCACATCTGCGGGGGCGAGATCCGCACCGCCGATCTCGCCGCCCGCAACCTCTTCTGGTGCCCGGCCTGCCAACAGCACTAG